In a single window of the Saccharothrix australiensis genome:
- a CDS encoding HD family phosphohydrolase yields MSTVSAPTVTARAVSEVEHEVWRLCRDLAAKLQFHGWHHVSFVREKAVDFARRNGADVALVEVAALVHDVNYMVRRNSLPVDGRRLRLSILAGAGVPDAVAARVDEVVEEAEMRTRHRHISLEAQALSDADTLFKALPVTPVVLAPKYLAENGITLRELAHKIVGEQRAKHDEGYYFYDPEAAATYSRWATANLELWQCIVESLNDPTVDRLLAEVP; encoded by the coding sequence ATGAGCACGGTTTCGGCACCGACGGTCACGGCGCGGGCGGTCTCCGAAGTGGAGCACGAGGTGTGGCGGCTGTGCCGCGACCTCGCCGCGAAGTTGCAGTTCCACGGCTGGCACCACGTCAGCTTCGTGCGCGAGAAGGCGGTCGACTTCGCCCGGCGCAACGGCGCGGACGTGGCGCTGGTCGAGGTCGCCGCCCTGGTGCACGACGTCAACTACATGGTCCGCAGGAACTCGCTGCCCGTCGACGGGCGGCGGCTGCGGTTGTCCATCCTGGCCGGCGCGGGCGTGCCCGACGCGGTGGCGGCACGGGTGGACGAGGTGGTCGAGGAGGCGGAGATGCGCACCCGGCACCGGCACATCTCGCTGGAGGCGCAGGCGCTGTCGGACGCGGACACCCTGTTCAAGGCGCTGCCGGTGACACCGGTGGTGCTCGCGCCGAAGTACCTGGCGGAGAACGGGATCACGCTGCGCGAGCTGGCGCACAAGATCGTCGGCGAGCAGCGGGCCAAGCACGACGAGGGGTACTACTTCTACGACCCCGAGGCGGCGGCCACGTACTCGCGGTGGGCGACGGCGAACCTGGAACTCTGGCAGTGCATCGTAGAATCGTTGAACGATCCTACGGTGGACCGCCTGCTCGCCGAGGTGCCCTGA